Proteins from one Mercurialis annua linkage group LG7, ddMerAnnu1.2, whole genome shotgun sequence genomic window:
- the LOC126657123 gene encoding zinc finger BED domain-containing protein RICESLEEPER 1-like yields MLNTVCLYQKFFEEYIETESSFKKYLGDSVPGFMDWEHVRELCGMLECFYKMTLRISGSLYVTSNNHFNEISDLCTILQDWIRSDDVSLRSMGSKMKKKTDKYWGDPVVMNKLICFANILDPRDIILYLKYTLTHMYGVQEGKFLFSGLMDDLLELFNDYEFQHKKEKAIGGGQTSLSSEHVGGLSQANSVLKERYLQEIMETGGTKKFELDLYLREAVVANEENFDILRWWTLNSERLHVLSKMARDILAVPISTVASESAFSTGGRVLDDFRSSLTPTLVEALICIQDWLKDPTKPVSVEESLDELEQFEEGFQEPTNANTNVVVCLYVLFSIYLMFVCSYDLLACWTRKPNLSLLPL; encoded by the exons ATGTTGAATACTGTTTGTTTGTATCAAAAATTCTTTGAGGAGTATATAGAAACAGAGTCAagctttaaaaaatatttgggTGATAGTGTTCCTGGTTTCATGGATTGGGAACATGTTAGGGAGTTATGTGGCATGTTAGAATGTTTTTACAAAATGACATTGAGAATTTCTGGTTCTCTTTATGTGACTTCTAACAACCATTTCAATGAAATTTCTGATTTGTGTACAATCTTGCAAGATTGGATAAGGTCTGATGATGTGTCATTGAGGTCTATGGgatctaaaatgaaaaaaaaaactgataaaTACTGGGGTGATCCTGTTGTAATGAACAAGCTGATATGTTTTGCCAATATTTTAGATCCTAGGGACATAATTCTTTATTTGAAGTACACATTGACTCATATGTATGGTGTTCAAGAGGGTAAATTTCTGTTTTCTGGTCTGATGGATGATTTACTTGAATTATTCAATGACTATGAATTTCAACATAAGAAAGAAAAGGCCATTGGTGGTGGCCAGACTAGTCTGTCATCTGAGCATGTTGGTGGCTTATCTCAAGCCAATTCTGTGTTGAAAGAGAGGTATCTACAGGAAATAATGGAGACTGGTGGGACCAAGAAATTTGAATTGGATTTGTACCTTAGAGAGGCAGTAGTTGCAAATGAGGAGAATTTTGACATTCTCAGATGGTGGACGCTGAACTCAGAGAGGTTGCATGTCCTCTCTAAAATGGCTAGAGACATTCTTGCAGTCCCAATCTCCACAGTTGCTTCTGAGTCAGCATTTAGCACTGGTGGAAGAGTGCTAGATGACTTCAGGAGTAGCCTGACTCCAACACTTGTGGAAGCTCTAATCTGCATTCAGGATTGGCTTAAAGACCCAACTAAGCCTGTTTCTGTTGAGGAGTCTTTGGATGAATTGGAGCAGTTTGAAGAAG GCTTTCAAGAACCAACCAATGCTAACACTAATGTTGTAGTTTGTTTGTATGTCCTTTTCTCAATTTACTTGATGTTTGTTTGCTCATATGACCTGTTGGCCTGTTGGACTAGGAAGCCAAATCTGAGCTTGTTGCCTTTATGA